One Cryobacterium psychrophilum DNA segment encodes these proteins:
- a CDS encoding AMP-binding protein: MFTSPYAPVVIPDESIYDYLFSDLTEAELDQIAIVDGATGAPTSYRTLVSQINRVAAALAERGVAAGTVVGLLCPNIPAFASVFHGILRSGATVTTVNSLYTPGEIQRQLEDSGATWLMTVSPLLAGARAAAHAAGIADDRVVVLDGAPGHPSLADLLATDAAVPDVSIDSATHVAVLPFSSGTTGRAKGVMLSHRNLVANVQQARGLVGVVPEDRVLALLPFFHIYGMTVLLNLAFKQRAALVTMAKFDLTEFLRIIQDERCSYVFIAPPIAVALAKHPLVDSYDLSSVHTILSGAAPLSGALAEAVATRLGCRILQGYGMTEASPVSHLIPIDAPEISRDSVGVTIPNMDCMLVSLETGEEIPLPSEGVSGPGELLVRGPNVMLGYLGNDQATHETIDADGFLHTGDVATVNAQGVVRIVDRSKELIKYKGYQIAPAELEALLLSHVHVADVAVIGVQDADGQEIPKAFIVAVSVDAVAAEVLMEWVAERVAPHKKVRVVEFIDVIPKSASGKILRKDLRAREVAGA; this comes from the coding sequence GTGTTCACGAGCCCCTACGCCCCCGTTGTCATCCCCGATGAGAGCATCTATGACTACCTGTTCAGCGACCTCACCGAGGCCGAACTCGACCAGATCGCCATCGTCGATGGGGCCACCGGCGCGCCAACGAGCTATCGAACCCTGGTCAGCCAGATCAATCGCGTGGCGGCGGCTCTCGCCGAGCGCGGCGTCGCCGCCGGCACGGTCGTGGGGCTGCTCTGTCCAAACATTCCGGCGTTCGCGAGCGTCTTTCACGGCATCCTGCGCTCGGGCGCCACGGTCACCACCGTCAATTCGCTGTACACCCCCGGCGAGATCCAGCGGCAGCTCGAGGACTCGGGAGCGACCTGGCTCATGACGGTCAGCCCCCTGCTTGCGGGCGCGCGCGCGGCGGCCCATGCCGCCGGCATTGCCGATGACCGCGTCGTCGTGCTCGATGGTGCGCCGGGGCATCCCTCACTCGCCGACCTCCTGGCAACGGATGCCGCGGTGCCCGATGTGTCCATCGACTCCGCCACGCATGTGGCCGTGTTGCCCTTCTCGTCGGGAACCACCGGCCGGGCCAAGGGCGTCATGCTCAGCCACCGCAACCTGGTCGCCAACGTGCAGCAGGCCCGCGGCCTGGTCGGGGTCGTGCCGGAAGACCGCGTGCTGGCGCTGCTGCCGTTCTTCCACATCTACGGCATGACGGTGCTGCTCAACCTCGCGTTCAAGCAGCGGGCGGCCCTGGTGACCATGGCCAAATTCGACCTGACCGAGTTCCTGCGCATCATCCAGGATGAACGGTGCAGCTACGTGTTCATCGCCCCGCCGATTGCGGTGGCCCTGGCGAAGCATCCGCTCGTTGATAGCTACGACCTGTCGAGCGTGCACACGATCCTTTCCGGCGCGGCCCCGCTCAGCGGCGCGCTGGCTGAGGCGGTGGCGACCCGGCTGGGCTGCCGGATACTGCAGGGCTACGGCATGACCGAGGCGAGCCCGGTCAGTCATCTGATACCGATCGACGCACCCGAAATTTCCCGGGACTCGGTCGGCGTCACCATTCCCAACATGGACTGCATGCTCGTGTCGCTGGAGACGGGCGAGGAGATCCCGCTGCCGAGCGAGGGCGTGAGCGGCCCGGGCGAGCTTCTCGTGCGCGGCCCGAACGTGATGCTCGGCTACCTCGGCAATGACCAGGCGACCCACGAAACGATCGATGCCGACGGTTTTCTGCACACCGGCGATGTCGCGACGGTGAACGCGCAGGGTGTGGTGCGGATCGTGGACCGCAGCAAGGAGCTGATCAAGTACAAGGGGTATCAGATCGCACCGGCCGAGCTCGAGGCCCTGCTGCTGAGCCATGTGCACGTCGCGGATGTCGCGGTGATCGGGGTGCAGGACGCCGATGGGCAGGAGATTCCGAAGGCCTTCATCGTGGCCGTTTCGGTGGATGCCGTCGCGGCCGAGGTGCTCATGGAGTGGGTCGCCGAACGCGTCGCCCCGCACAAGAAGGTTCGGGTCGTGGAGTTCATCGACGTGATTCCGAAGTCCGCCTCCGGCAAAATCCTGCGCAAGGACCTGCGAGCACGGGAAGTCGCGGGAGCCTAG